In a genomic window of Bacteroidales bacterium:
- a CDS encoding efflux RND transporter periplasmic adaptor subunit: protein MKTYLAFSLIILLAACGTTTDKKAELEKLKKQHDELADQIKKLEAELKMNDSTIVKYTDVMISEIKTSEFNHYIDVQGRVDGEDNVAVAPQIPGVVTAVYVKEGASVRKGQVLAQLDDNVLKQQIAGLNQQLEFATNLYNKQKSLWDQKIGSEVQYLTSKNTKESLEKNLATIKEQLEMYKIKSPINGTVEEVGVKVGQMAAAGVIPVFRVVNFSTAKIKADVAEVYASKVKAGNDVIVYFPDYKEEIHSKVGFTSKYIDPTNRTFQTEIRLGPGKVDYRANMIAVVKIKDYSNKAAFVLPVNFIKESPTGKFVFLAKEEAGKWVARKQKVEMGQTYNGLAEISTGLTVGDKIISTGFNSLVEGQPIRIK, encoded by the coding sequence ATGAAGACCTATTTAGCCTTTAGTTTGATAATTTTATTAGCAGCATGTGGCACTACAACAGATAAGAAGGCTGAGCTGGAAAAACTGAAGAAACAGCATGACGAGCTTGCCGATCAGATCAAGAAATTGGAAGCTGAGCTGAAAATGAATGACAGCACGATTGTCAAATATACTGATGTTATGATTTCTGAAATTAAAACCTCGGAATTCAATCATTACATTGATGTTCAGGGCCGGGTTGATGGTGAAGACAATGTAGCTGTTGCCCCACAAATTCCAGGTGTTGTTACTGCTGTTTATGTGAAGGAAGGAGCAAGCGTCAGGAAAGGCCAGGTTCTTGCCCAGCTTGATGACAATGTATTGAAACAACAAATTGCCGGTTTAAATCAGCAGCTTGAATTTGCCACTAATCTTTATAATAAGCAGAAATCCCTCTGGGATCAAAAGATTGGTTCAGAAGTTCAATACCTGACTTCTAAAAACACCAAGGAATCCCTTGAAAAAAACCTTGCTACCATTAAGGAGCAATTGGAAATGTATAAGATTAAATCACCCATCAACGGAACCGTAGAAGAAGTTGGAGTAAAAGTCGGTCAAATGGCTGCTGCAGGTGTAATTCCGGTTTTCCGCGTTGTGAATTTTTCAACAGCTAAGATTAAGGCAGATGTGGCAGAAGTATATGCATCTAAAGTGAAAGCCGGGAATGATGTGATTGTTTATTTTCCTGATTATAAGGAAGAGATTCATTCTAAAGTTGGTTTTACAAGTAAGTATATTGATCCTACCAACAGAACTTTTCAGACTGAGATCAGGCTTGGACCTGGTAAGGTTGACTATCGGGCAAATATGATTGCTGTTGTTAAAATTAAGGATTACTCAAACAAAGCCGCTTTCGTACTTCCTGTAAATTTCATCAAAGAATCACCAACCGGGAAGTTTGTATTCCTGGCTAAGGAAGAAGCAGGAAAGTGGGTTGCCAGGAAACAGAAGGTGGAAATGGGTCAGACATATAATGGATTAGCAGAGATTTCAACAGGATTAACCGTTGGAGACAAGATTATTAGTACTGGCTTTAATTCACTGGTTGAAGGGCAGCCAATCCGCATTAAATAA
- a CDS encoding efflux RND transporter permease subunit, producing the protein MEQKKFKEFFATSWAIDNKTSVYVLAVFITLLGIQSYRNIPKEQFPEIVIPTILVNTIYPGTSPTDMENLVTRPIEKQLKGVNGVKKITSNSFQDFSMVVIEFNTDVDVPEAKQRIKDAVDKASSDLPNNLLDDPDVMEIDFSEIPIMYIQLSGNYDLDRLKQFAEQAQDRIEGLKEITRVDIVGALEREIQIDADIFRMQAANVTFSDIERAISSENLTMSAGNITSYGMKRSIRVVGQFNNLDVIRNLALKSSSGALVYLKDIATITDGYKEQESYSRLNGDNVITLNVIKKSGQNLINAADKIKDIMNVELKDKVFPSDVKVTVTGDMSRYTKNTLEELNNTIILGFILVTIILMFFMGFTNAFFVGLSVPLSMFVAYMIMPGLGFTMNMIVMFGFIFALGIVVDDAIVVIENTHRIHRKEPDITTAAKRAAGEVFLPILSGTLTTLAPFFPLAFWPGIVGKFMYYMPVTLILTLFASLFVAYIFNPVFATSFMRHEYDEPDVAKNRRRMWRTVLVIIGVSALFYLIFAGTHSATFFGLGNLMMFAAILVLFYHMALKHYIKWWQEVAWPAIMRVYHKQIAFFLKGRNPYYLLGAVIVLFFMTFVLVGIKQPKVLFFPDNMPNTIDVLIKLPVGTDQKVTDSLTKVVEGRIMGVLGQNNPNVESIITNVALGAGDDMFDRSASSEKGKVTVNFVEYRNRESGINTTDYMDTFRNAVKGIAGAEITVKKNEMGPPTGKPINIEVTGENLEDLIADAEAFRNYLDSIQIPGVEELKTDFQALKPEIVLNIDRTRANIEGISTGQIAMEIRTAVLGKEISKYKEGEDEFPIQLKYSKETRENINNVLNLKITYRDMNTGHLRSIPLSSVATIGYTDTYGGIKRQNLKRIISISSEVLSGYTANEIVPQIEKLAKDYPKREGVEIEITGEQVDQDEAASFLSLAMLIAVGLIFFILITQFNSLSKAILIISEVFFSIIGVLLGIVIFDMSISIIMTGLGIVALGGIVVRNGILIVEFIDTLKERGYKTRDAIIQAGQIRVTPVILTATATMLGLVPLAIGLNLNFITMFTELNPHLHVGGDNVMFWGPLSWTIIFGLSFATFLTLILVPAMYYITYVMKVRISRRKSNRIARKANR; encoded by the coding sequence ATGGAACAGAAAAAATTCAAGGAATTCTTTGCGACCAGTTGGGCCATTGATAACAAAACCAGCGTATATGTGCTGGCGGTGTTCATCACCCTTTTAGGTATTCAGAGTTACCGAAACATCCCCAAAGAACAATTCCCAGAGATTGTTATTCCTACTATCCTTGTTAACACCATATACCCCGGAACATCTCCCACCGATATGGAAAACCTTGTTACCCGGCCGATTGAAAAGCAATTAAAAGGGGTAAACGGGGTAAAAAAGATCACCAGTAATTCCTTCCAGGATTTTTCGATGGTGGTAATTGAGTTTAATACAGATGTTGATGTTCCTGAAGCCAAGCAGAGGATAAAGGATGCTGTAGATAAGGCTTCTTCCGACCTTCCAAATAATTTATTGGATGATCCGGATGTAATGGAAATTGACTTTTCTGAGATTCCGATCATGTATATCCAGCTATCGGGTAATTATGACCTTGATCGATTGAAACAATTTGCTGAACAGGCACAGGATCGCATAGAAGGACTAAAGGAAATTACCCGCGTTGATATTGTCGGGGCATTGGAAAGGGAAATTCAGATTGATGCTGATATATTCAGAATGCAGGCAGCTAATGTCACATTTTCGGATATTGAAAGGGCCATTTCTTCAGAGAACCTGACCATGTCGGCAGGGAATATTACTTCTTATGGGATGAAGCGTTCCATCAGGGTGGTTGGTCAGTTCAATAATCTGGATGTGATCAGGAATCTCGCATTAAAGTCCTCAAGTGGTGCTTTGGTTTATTTAAAAGATATTGCCACCATCACAGATGGATACAAAGAGCAGGAGAGTTATTCCCGTTTGAATGGGGACAATGTAATAACACTCAATGTAATCAAGAAGAGCGGACAAAATCTTATCAATGCTGCAGATAAGATCAAGGATATCATGAATGTGGAATTGAAGGATAAGGTATTTCCTTCTGATGTGAAAGTTACTGTTACAGGGGATATGTCGAGGTATACCAAAAACACCCTGGAAGAACTGAATAATACCATTATCCTTGGTTTTATTCTGGTTACTATTATTCTTATGTTTTTCATGGGATTCACCAATGCCTTTTTTGTGGGACTTTCAGTACCCCTTTCCATGTTTGTAGCTTATATGATCATGCCCGGGCTTGGGTTTACCATGAATATGATTGTGATGTTCGGATTCATCTTTGCATTGGGGATTGTTGTTGATGATGCAATTGTTGTAATAGAAAACACCCATCGAATACATCGAAAGGAACCCGATATAACTACTGCAGCAAAACGAGCGGCAGGAGAAGTGTTTCTTCCGATATTGTCAGGTACACTTACTACTCTTGCGCCATTTTTCCCATTGGCTTTTTGGCCGGGTATTGTCGGGAAGTTTATGTATTACATGCCGGTTACCTTGATTCTAACGCTCTTTGCTTCCTTATTTGTTGCCTATATTTTTAACCCGGTATTTGCTACATCATTCATGCGTCACGAGTATGACGAACCGGATGTTGCAAAGAACAGGCGCAGAATGTGGAGAACGGTCCTGGTTATTATAGGTGTTTCTGCTTTATTTTACCTCATTTTTGCTGGCACACATTCAGCTACATTCTTTGGTTTAGGTAACCTTATGATGTTTGCAGCTATCCTGGTACTTTTCTATCACATGGCTCTGAAGCATTACATCAAATGGTGGCAGGAAGTTGCATGGCCGGCTATTATGAGGGTTTATCACAAACAGATCGCTTTCTTTCTTAAAGGTAGAAATCCCTATTATTTGTTAGGCGCTGTAATTGTACTCTTCTTTATGACATTTGTATTGGTGGGAATAAAGCAGCCAAAGGTCCTTTTCTTCCCTGATAATATGCCGAATACCATCGATGTCCTGATTAAACTTCCTGTTGGAACAGATCAGAAAGTAACGGATTCACTGACGAAGGTTGTAGAAGGCAGGATCATGGGGGTATTGGGTCAGAACAATCCCAATGTGGAATCAATAATTACTAATGTCGCTTTAGGTGCAGGTGATGATATGTTCGACCGATCTGCTTCTTCAGAAAAAGGTAAAGTCACTGTAAACTTTGTGGAATATCGGAATCGTGAATCTGGAATTAACACTACAGATTATATGGATACATTCCGCAATGCAGTAAAAGGAATTGCAGGTGCTGAAATTACTGTGAAGAAGAATGAAATGGGTCCACCCACTGGAAAGCCGATCAATATTGAGGTTACAGGGGAAAACCTTGAGGATTTGATTGCAGATGCTGAGGCTTTCAGAAACTATCTTGATTCAATACAGATCCCTGGTGTAGAAGAGCTTAAAACAGATTTCCAGGCTCTGAAACCTGAAATCGTTTTGAACATTGACAGAACACGTGCAAATATTGAAGGGATTTCAACCGGTCAGATAGCTATGGAAATAAGGACAGCTGTTCTTGGGAAGGAGATTTCAAAATATAAGGAAGGTGAAGATGAATTCCCTATTCAGTTAAAGTATTCAAAAGAGACACGTGAGAACATTAATAATGTACTGAACCTGAAAATCACCTATCGTGATATGAATACCGGTCACTTAAGATCGATTCCACTATCGTCTGTAGCAACCATTGGTTATACGGATACCTATGGTGGTATTAAACGCCAAAACCTGAAGCGGATTATATCAATATCCAGTGAAGTGCTATCGGGATATACTGCTAATGAAATTGTTCCCCAGATTGAAAAGCTCGCTAAAGATTATCCAAAACGTGAAGGTGTTGAAATCGAAATAACAGGCGAGCAAGTAGATCAGGATGAAGCAGCCAGTTTCCTTTCGTTGGCCATGTTGATTGCTGTTGGATTGATCTTTTTCATTCTGATCACACAATTTAACTCACTTAGCAAGGCTATCCTTATTATCAGTGAAGTTTTCTTCAGTATCATAGGCGTTTTGTTGGGGATAGTGATATTTGATATGAGTATCTCTATCATTATGACCGGTCTGGGAATTGTTGCCCTTGGAGGTATTGTAGTAAGAAATGGAATTCTAATTGTTGAATTCATTGATACATTGAAGGAACGTGGTTATAAAACCCGCGATGCAATTATTCAGGCAGGTCAGATTCGTGTAACCCCTGTAATTCTGACGGCAACGGCTACTATGCTTGGACTGGTTCCTTTAGCAATAGGATTAAACCTGAACTTTATTACCATGTTTACAGAATTGAATCCTCATCTTCATGTAGGCGGTGATAATGTAATGTTCTGGGGGCCATTATCATGGACCATTATCTTCGGATTAAGCTTTGCAACATTCCTTACTTTGATACTTGTTCCAGCCATGTATTATATCACTTATGTAATGAAGGTGAGAATTTCAAGGCGGAAATCAAACAGAATTGCCAGGAAAGCAAACCGCTAA